From a region of the Kaistia sp. 32K genome:
- a CDS encoding O-antigen ligase, whose amino-acid sequence MDQSSSFPGSPPYRATPVRAAPTAGTAAQRAEFALACAVVFFAPMNFVRLPNFYFTASDAFACLCLGFMILNRLLPLKPLGPGTAYWLFGLTLMVGALLGSSLLASVVDRGLILSIQYLFAYLLLPLVLLGRPWKQTTILMKVFVASIILMILHGIYVIDILKETNTTFVSGSGRLMGFVERDNECGGLIALTVPMILAMTSMRTLHPLITLAILPLITYGIMLTGSNTALYAMLYGLGVFFLATITPQRAAIGVAAVMLMVSGLNTPVIRDNLPATFQKRVLTGLESGDLSEAGTFDDRMRMIQEASGFAGDVVLVGYGADQYREISAFHAPVHNLYLLMWNEGGLIALGGFLLMLTGGFIALATPLRYRGSREVFVGGFATLSLFAVLINAVPHVYGRFWAVPVLLSIAPAVTFLNEGPIRQRKRARRARA is encoded by the coding sequence GACCGCCGGCACGGCGGCGCAGCGGGCCGAATTCGCGCTCGCCTGCGCGGTCGTGTTCTTCGCGCCGATGAACTTCGTGCGGCTGCCGAACTTCTACTTCACGGCGAGCGACGCCTTCGCCTGCCTCTGCCTCGGCTTCATGATCCTGAACCGCTTGCTGCCCCTGAAGCCGCTCGGGCCGGGAACGGCCTACTGGCTGTTCGGGCTGACGCTGATGGTCGGGGCGCTGCTCGGCAGCAGCCTGCTGGCGAGCGTCGTCGATCGCGGGCTGATCCTGTCGATCCAGTATCTGTTCGCCTATCTGCTGCTGCCGCTCGTCCTGCTCGGCCGCCCCTGGAAGCAGACGACGATCCTGATGAAGGTCTTCGTCGCCTCGATCATCCTGATGATCCTGCACGGCATCTACGTCATCGACATTCTGAAGGAGACCAACACCACCTTCGTCAGCGGCAGCGGCCGGCTGATGGGCTTCGTCGAGCGCGACAATGAATGCGGCGGCCTGATCGCGCTGACCGTGCCGATGATCCTGGCGATGACCTCGATGCGCACCCTGCATCCGCTGATCACGCTCGCGATCCTGCCGCTCATCACCTACGGCATCATGCTGACCGGCTCGAACACCGCGCTCTATGCCATGCTCTACGGCCTCGGCGTCTTCTTCCTCGCCACCATCACACCGCAGCGCGCCGCGATCGGCGTCGCGGCCGTCATGCTGATGGTGAGCGGCCTGAACACGCCCGTCATCCGCGACAACCTGCCGGCCACGTTCCAGAAGCGGGTGCTGACCGGGCTCGAGAGCGGCGACCTGAGCGAGGCCGGCACCTTCGACGACCGCATGCGGATGATCCAGGAGGCGTCCGGCTTCGCCGGCGACGTCGTGCTGGTCGGCTACGGGGCCGACCAGTATCGCGAGATCAGCGCGTTCCATGCGCCGGTGCACAATCTCTACCTGCTGATGTGGAACGAAGGCGGCCTGATCGCCCTCGGCGGCTTCCTGCTCATGCTGACCGGCGGCTTCATCGCGCTGGCGACGCCGCTGCGATATCGCGGCAGCCGGGAGGTCTTCGTGGGCGGCTTCGCGACGCTCAGCCTGTTCGCGGTGCTGATCAACGCCGTTCCGCACGTCTATGGCCGGTTCTGGGCCGTGCCCGTTCTGCTCTCGATCGCCCCCGCCGTCACCTTCCTGAACGAGGGTCCGATACGGCAGCGCAAGCGGGCCAGGCGCGCGCGCGCCTGA